In Massilia antarctica, the following are encoded in one genomic region:
- a CDS encoding integration host factor subunit alpha — MQVARVRQDAEKNLPTLTKAELAELLFEQVGLNKREAKDMVETFFDEIRNALERGEAVKLSGFGNFQLRDKPQRPGRNPKTGEEIPITARRVVTFHASQKLKGMVEETSPMARAA; from the coding sequence ATGCAGGTCGCCAGGGTTCGCCAGGACGCGGAGAAGAATCTGCCGACCCTGACCAAGGCCGAGCTGGCCGAACTGCTGTTCGAGCAGGTCGGCCTGAACAAGCGCGAAGCCAAGGACATGGTCGAGACCTTCTTCGACGAGATCAGGAATGCGCTCGAACGCGGCGAAGCGGTGAAGTTGTCGGGCTTCGGCAACTTCCAGCTGCGCGACAAGCCGCAGCGGCCCGGGCGCAATCCCAAGACCGGCGAAGAAATCCCGATCACGGCGCGCCGCGTCGTGACCTTCCACGCCAGCCAGAAGCTCAAGGGCATGGTCGAAGAAACCAGCCCGATGGCGCGCGCCGCCTAG
- a CDS encoding PilW family protein, with the protein MTIRPTTSRALAPGRQQGIGLVEVLVAMTVGLVLLGGVGYMFVGSKQMNTAQTDVVRLQESTRNAFDVIGTALRQAGYRLNVDMPAADDSIGGMADGDSDILILRHDPSWVVDATPSPAIPNRLLGKERNCEGTEIVSNNAVNPAKAGPQINTNLVMYQFKVVKGQLKCYADASATPAGPGVVVADNVERMKITYGIGDGKEEVTSYVASPTSDQFPKVSVVRVSLLLRGPSNGVTVGSQTVKFNDADVVTTDGHLRRVVTSTFNVRNRARS; encoded by the coding sequence ATGACAATTCGTCCAACAACATCGCGCGCGCTGGCGCCAGGCAGGCAACAGGGTATCGGCCTGGTCGAGGTGCTGGTGGCCATGACCGTCGGCCTGGTCCTGCTGGGCGGGGTGGGCTATATGTTCGTCGGCTCGAAGCAGATGAACACCGCCCAGACCGATGTCGTGCGGCTTCAGGAAAGTACGCGCAATGCGTTTGATGTCATCGGCACCGCCCTGCGCCAAGCCGGCTACCGGCTCAACGTGGATATGCCGGCTGCCGACGATTCCATCGGTGGAATGGCCGATGGCGACTCGGATATCCTGATCCTGCGGCACGACCCGAGCTGGGTGGTCGATGCGACCCCCTCGCCGGCGATTCCGAATCGCTTGCTCGGCAAGGAGCGCAATTGCGAAGGCACCGAGATTGTGTCGAACAATGCGGTCAATCCGGCCAAGGCCGGTCCGCAGATCAATACTAATCTGGTCATGTATCAATTCAAGGTGGTCAAAGGCCAACTGAAGTGTTACGCCGATGCCTCCGCTACCCCTGCCGGACCTGGTGTGGTGGTGGCCGACAATGTCGAGCGGATGAAAATCACTTACGGGATCGGGGATGGCAAGGAAGAGGTCACCAGCTACGTTGCCTCGCCGACGTCGGATCAGTTCCCGAAGGTATCCGTCGTGCGGGTCAGCCTGCTGTTGCGCGGCCCCTCGAACGGCGTTACCGTCGGTTCGCAAACGGTCAAGTTCAATGACGCCGACGTCGTCACCACGGACGGCCACCTGCGTCGGGTCGTCACTTCCACCTTCAACGTTCGCAATCGGGCGAGGTCTTAA
- a CDS encoding MerR family transcriptional regulator, which produces MNDRASKAELIVLPAIPAKRYFTIGEVSELCGVKPHVLRYWEQEFTQLKPVKRRGNRRYYQHHEVLLIRRIRELLYEQGFTISGARNKLDGRFGELLAPPLDDAGAADAVAAPPELDRAAIRSELVAILALLKGPG; this is translated from the coding sequence ATGAACGATCGTGCGAGCAAGGCTGAGTTGATCGTGCTGCCGGCTATCCCGGCCAAGCGCTATTTCACGATTGGCGAGGTGAGCGAGTTGTGCGGCGTCAAACCGCACGTACTTCGCTACTGGGAGCAGGAATTTACCCAGCTTAAACCGGTCAAACGACGAGGAAACCGCCGCTATTACCAGCACCATGAGGTGTTGCTGATCCGTCGTATCCGGGAACTGTTGTACGAACAAGGCTTTACGATCAGTGGTGCGCGCAATAAACTCGATGGCCGCTTCGGCGAGCTGCTCGCGCCACCGCTCGACGATGCCGGCGCGGCTGACGCCGTGGCGGCGCCGCCCGAGCTTGACCGGGCCGCGATCCGCAGCGAACTGGTCGCCATTCTCGCCCTGCTCAAAGGTCCGGGCTAG
- the pheT gene encoding phenylalanine--tRNA ligase subunit beta yields MQFSENWLRTMVDPKMTSDELAHLLTMSGLEVEEVEAVAPPFSNVVVAEVLEVAKHPNADRLNVCKVNVGTGTLLNIVCGAPNVRAGMKAICAMAGAILPPGADGKAFVIKVGELRGVESQGMMCSAKELKLSEETSGLMELPEDAPVGQNIRDYLALNDLKFTIKLTPNKADCLSVLGVAREVSALTGTPLTLPQTRSVPVNGSEILPVKISAPDLCGRFSGRVIRGLNAKAATPDWIRQRLERSGQRPLSALIDISNYVMLELGRPSHVFDMDKIHGALDVRWGKKGESLKLLNGNTVEVDDWVGVIADDKELESLAGIMGGDATSVSLDTTNIYLEAAFWWPNAIQGRARRFNFSTDAAHRFERGVDFATTVEHIERITALIVEICGTQDTVVSPIDDQIVNVPLPKAVTLRTARAQKVIGVPITDTMVADIFTRLGLPFTQEPGLFSVTAPTYRFDIEIEEDLIEEVARVYGFENIPALPPVAASQMIIAPENTRSLFAVRHQLADLGYQEVVNMSFVDSAWETDFADNRDQIKLVNPIASQMNVMRSSLIGSLVANVRYNLNRKAGRVRVFEVGAIFRRNAQALDGPLAVAGFDQPKRVAAIAYGPALDEQWSLKSAPVDYFDVKADVEALFAPRTLRFVKTAHPALHPGRSALIELDGKEIGFIGELHPRWLQKYDLPQAPVLFEVDAIALQQRSVPNYEEISKFPGATRDLAFVVKNTVAAQDLLDAFAAELQVNPAGKIVQAIVLFDEYRGKGIEADEKSLAFRFGLQDTQTTLQDDVVEGVMKALAASAQQKHDAKLRS; encoded by the coding sequence ATGCAATTTTCCGAAAATTGGCTCCGTACCATGGTCGATCCGAAGATGACTTCGGATGAACTGGCTCACCTGCTGACCATGTCCGGCCTGGAAGTGGAAGAAGTCGAAGCGGTCGCGCCCCCATTCTCGAACGTGGTCGTGGCCGAAGTGCTGGAAGTGGCCAAGCATCCGAACGCGGATCGCCTGAACGTGTGCAAGGTCAACGTCGGCACCGGCACCTTGCTCAACATCGTGTGCGGCGCGCCCAATGTGCGCGCTGGCATGAAGGCGATCTGCGCCATGGCCGGCGCGATCCTGCCGCCCGGCGCGGACGGCAAGGCCTTCGTGATCAAGGTCGGCGAGCTGCGCGGCGTGGAATCGCAGGGCATGATGTGCTCGGCCAAGGAATTGAAATTGTCCGAGGAAACGAGCGGCTTGATGGAGCTGCCGGAAGATGCGCCGGTCGGCCAGAATATCCGCGACTACCTCGCCCTGAACGACCTGAAATTCACCATCAAGCTCACCCCGAACAAGGCGGACTGCCTGTCGGTGCTGGGTGTGGCGCGTGAAGTGTCGGCCCTGACCGGCACGCCATTGACCTTGCCGCAGACCCGTTCGGTGCCGGTCAACGGCAGCGAAATCTTGCCCGTGAAGATCAGCGCGCCCGACCTGTGCGGCCGCTTTTCGGGCAGGGTCATCCGCGGCCTGAACGCCAAGGCGGCGACCCCGGACTGGATCCGCCAGCGCCTCGAGCGCAGCGGCCAGCGTCCGCTGTCGGCGCTGATCGATATTTCCAACTACGTCATGCTGGAACTGGGCCGTCCCTCGCACGTGTTCGACATGGACAAGATCCATGGCGCGCTGGATGTGCGCTGGGGAAAAAAGGGCGAGTCCCTGAAACTCTTGAACGGCAATACCGTGGAAGTCGACGACTGGGTTGGCGTGATTGCCGACGACAAGGAACTCGAATCCCTGGCCGGTATCATGGGCGGTGACGCTACGTCGGTCTCGCTCGACACCACCAATATCTATCTGGAAGCGGCGTTCTGGTGGCCGAACGCCATCCAGGGCCGCGCGCGCCGGTTCAATTTTTCGACCGATGCGGCGCACCGCTTCGAGCGCGGCGTCGATTTCGCCACGACCGTCGAGCACATCGAGCGCATCACCGCGCTGATCGTTGAAATCTGCGGCACCCAGGACACCGTGGTGAGCCCGATCGACGACCAGATCGTCAACGTGCCGCTGCCGAAAGCGGTCACCCTGCGCACCGCGCGCGCGCAAAAAGTCATCGGCGTGCCGATCACCGATACCATGGTGGCCGACATCTTCACGCGCCTGGGCCTGCCGTTCACGCAGGAGCCCGGCCTGTTTTCCGTGACCGCGCCGACCTACCGTTTCGACATCGAAATCGAGGAAGACCTGATCGAGGAAGTGGCGCGCGTGTACGGCTTCGAGAACATCCCGGCCTTGCCGCCGGTGGCCGCCAGCCAGATGATCATCGCCCCGGAAAACACCCGTTCGCTGTTCGCCGTGCGCCACCAGCTGGCCGACCTCGGCTACCAGGAAGTGGTGAACATGAGTTTCGTCGATTCCGCATGGGAAACCGACTTTGCCGACAATCGCGACCAGATCAAGCTGGTCAATCCGATCGCCAGCCAGATGAACGTGATGCGTTCCTCCTTGATCGGTTCGCTGGTCGCGAATGTGCGCTATAACCTGAACCGCAAGGCGGGCAGGGTGCGCGTGTTCGAGGTCGGCGCAATTTTCCGCCGCAATGCCCAGGCGCTTGATGGCCCGCTGGCGGTGGCCGGTTTCGACCAGCCCAAGCGCGTGGCCGCCATCGCCTACGGCCCGGCGCTGGACGAACAATGGTCGCTCAAGTCGGCGCCAGTCGACTATTTCGACGTCAAGGCCGATGTGGAAGCCCTGTTCGCGCCGCGCACCCTGCGTTTCGTGAAGACGGCCCATCCGGCCCTGCATCCGGGACGCTCGGCGCTCATCGAGCTCGATGGCAAGGAAATCGGTTTCATCGGCGAACTGCATCCGCGCTGGCTGCAGAAATACGATCTGCCGCAGGCGCCGGTCTTGTTCGAGGTGGATGCCATTGCGTTACAGCAACGATCCGTGCCAAACTATGAAGAGATCTCGAAATTCCCTGGCGCCACGCGCGACCTGGCCTTCGTCGTCAAAAACACGGTCGCGGCGCAAGACTTGCTCGATGCTTTTGCCGCGGAACTGCAGGTAAATCCAGCAGGAAAGATTGTGCAAGCCATTGTTTTGTTTGATGAATATCGCGGAAAAGGGATCGAGGCCGACGAAAAAAGCCTTGCTTTCCGCTTTGGCTTGCAAGATACTCAAACCACCCTGCAGGACGACGTGGTCGAAGGCGTCATGAAGGCGCTGGCTGCCTCGGCCCAGCAGAAACATGACGCGAAGCTGCGTTCATAA
- a CDS encoding GspH/FimT family pseudopilin has protein sequence MMLSAKPCRARGFTLTELLVSLTIIGVASAIGMPMMTQFVEDAAVSTQADVLLDTLNYTRSEAVKRNTRVTMCRSSTGTSCSIDGTGDWRGGWIVFVDDTPLPGKTGVVDAGETVLRAQSAFSGRGQLLSTGNVQDYVSYASNGQSRFDGTLAHVGAFYLCGKDAKTTRRKIALTAGTGWVGAEIIGIAPSCTA, from the coding sequence ATGATGTTATCTGCGAAACCCTGCAGGGCGCGCGGTTTTACACTGACCGAGCTGCTCGTCTCGCTCACGATCATTGGCGTGGCCAGCGCCATCGGCATGCCCATGATGACCCAGTTTGTCGAGGACGCGGCGGTGTCGACCCAGGCCGACGTGCTGCTCGACACGCTCAACTATACCCGCTCGGAAGCGGTCAAGCGCAATACCCGCGTGACCATGTGCCGCAGCAGCACGGGCACCAGCTGCAGCATCGACGGCACGGGCGACTGGCGCGGCGGCTGGATCGTGTTTGTCGACGACACGCCCTTGCCAGGTAAAACCGGCGTGGTCGACGCGGGTGAAACCGTGCTCAGGGCGCAATCGGCGTTTTCCGGACGTGGACAATTGTTGTCAACGGGAAATGTTCAAGATTATGTGTCGTATGCCAGCAATGGCCAGAGCAGGTTCGATGGCACCCTGGCCCACGTCGGCGCTTTTTATCTCTGCGGCAAGGATGCGAAGACCACGCGCCGGAAAATCGCGCTGACCGCCGGCACCGGCTGGGTCGGGGCGGAGATCATCGGCATCGCCCCCAGCTGCACAGCTTAA
- the pilV gene encoding type IV pilus modification protein PilV encodes MRRQQGFSMLEVLITMIVISVGLLGIAGLIMTNLKTNHSAYARGQATILANDIVDRMRANRAVAQATTKYVVNFADKPDKGTSVAEGDVFAWRTALAETLKDGKGSIAFTTAGNVVVTIQWDDARAKGVALGQANQQFVQETRL; translated from the coding sequence ATGCGACGTCAACAAGGTTTTTCGATGCTTGAAGTCTTGATCACCATGATCGTGATCAGTGTCGGCTTGCTCGGCATTGCCGGGCTCATCATGACCAACTTAAAAACCAACCACAGCGCCTATGCGCGCGGACAGGCCACCATCCTTGCCAACGACATCGTCGACCGCATGCGCGCCAACCGCGCCGTGGCGCAGGCGACCACGAAATACGTCGTCAATTTTGCCGACAAGCCGGACAAGGGGACTTCGGTCGCCGAGGGCGACGTGTTTGCCTGGCGCACCGCGCTGGCCGAGACGCTCAAGGATGGCAAGGGCAGCATTGCCTTTACTACCGCCGGCAATGTCGTGGTGACCATCCAGTGGGACGATGCGCGCGCCAAGGGTGTCGCTCTCGGCCAGGCAAACCAGCAATTCGTTCAGGAGACCCGCTTATGA
- a CDS encoding pilus assembly PilX family protein yields MSQATLFRPRATQSGAVLVTGLVFLLVLTMFVLALVRSGSLEERMARNARDQQMAREAAEAVLRDAESVWFTKAPFDPYDASAFTPTCAKGLCLKPTAAASWANIDWKDEKLTLGFSLPALTIPDLATQPRYVIEIITAPTRVSSAVGCQDGLARITAHGQGNGGATAFLQTTVRFHPYSNICD; encoded by the coding sequence ATGTCTCAAGCTACTTTATTTCGTCCACGGGCCACGCAATCGGGCGCCGTGCTGGTCACCGGACTGGTGTTCTTGCTGGTGTTGACCATGTTCGTCCTGGCCCTGGTGCGTAGCGGCAGCCTCGAAGAACGCATGGCCCGCAATGCGCGCGACCAGCAGATGGCGCGGGAAGCGGCCGAAGCGGTCTTGCGCGACGCCGAAAGCGTGTGGTTCACCAAAGCGCCCTTCGATCCCTACGATGCTTCCGCGTTCACGCCGACCTGCGCCAAGGGGCTTTGCCTCAAGCCGACTGCTGCGGCGAGCTGGGCCAATATCGACTGGAAGGATGAGAAGCTGACACTGGGGTTTTCCCTGCCTGCGCTCACCATTCCCGACCTGGCCACCCAGCCGCGCTATGTCATCGAAATCATTACCGCGCCGACCCGGGTGAGCAGTGCCGTGGGGTGCCAGGACGGCCTTGCGCGCATCACCGCCCACGGTCAGGGTAACGGCGGCGCTACCGCCTTTTTGCAGACCACCGTCCGTTTCCATCCGTATTCCAATATTTGCGACTAG
- a CDS encoding CHASE3 domain-containing protein, which yields MYFSTEPPVATGLPVYKTVVCLTCVLILIINGVSLFLNLGSLKGANEIQGQTAKVIDKVQYVNVLIMDAESSLRGYFLSGSEVYLGPLRTASSEIDAQFSELDRLLADSPSQRRNLAQLHTLVYRRLDTMNQVLDVYRQGGLADILKIAGTSDSKAEMDEIRLQVVILVQEQNELLAARSATFYREYQHAVFLGISINAMAILVLALFYRLIRRSYFARAGTQRALENANDNLESMVVLRTEQLSVLSRHLIKVSEEEKARLARELHDELGANLTSINIDMNAVADKVRATRPELALMLDRARATLVETVELKRRIVEDLRPSLLDHLGLSAAVHSYCEQFGRVTGLDCEALIDGDVDVAGSMHAIAMFRIVQESLNNIAKYARARHVIVHLGREAGGLSLEVSDDGVGIGSDAVAKPKSHGLLGMRERALLLGGTLRVKRGVNNVGTCVEAFIPLSRAADSGDSGDPAPEDPAPLPFSGLHP from the coding sequence ATGTATTTTTCCACCGAACCACCCGTCGCGACCGGGTTGCCGGTCTATAAGACGGTGGTGTGCCTGACGTGCGTGCTGATTCTCATCATCAATGGCGTCAGCCTGTTCCTCAATCTCGGTTCCCTCAAGGGCGCCAACGAGATCCAGGGCCAGACCGCCAAGGTGATCGACAAGGTCCAGTATGTGAACGTGCTGATCATGGATGCCGAAAGCAGCTTGCGCGGCTATTTCCTGTCCGGTTCCGAAGTCTATCTGGGGCCGCTGCGCACCGCCTCGTCCGAGATCGATGCCCAGTTCAGCGAACTCGACCGCCTGCTGGCCGACAGTCCCTCCCAGCGCCGCAACCTGGCCCAGCTGCACACCCTGGTCTACCGCCGGCTCGACACCATGAACCAGGTGCTCGACGTGTATCGCCAGGGCGGGCTGGCCGACATCCTCAAGATTGCCGGAACCTCCGACAGCAAGGCCGAGATGGATGAAATCCGCCTGCAGGTGGTGATCCTGGTGCAGGAACAGAATGAATTGCTGGCCGCGCGCAGTGCCACCTTTTACCGCGAATACCAGCATGCGGTGTTCTTGGGGATCAGCATCAACGCCATGGCGATCCTGGTGCTGGCCCTGTTCTACCGCCTGATCCGGCGCAGCTACTTTGCCCGGGCCGGCACCCAGCGCGCCCTGGAAAACGCCAACGACAACCTCGAATCGATGGTGGTGCTGCGCACCGAACAGCTGTCGGTGCTCTCGCGCCACCTGATCAAGGTGAGCGAGGAAGAAAAGGCGCGCCTGGCGCGCGAACTGCATGATGAACTGGGGGCCAATCTGACCTCGATCAATATCGATATGAATGCCGTGGCCGACAAGGTGCGCGCCACCCGGCCCGAACTGGCCCTGATGCTCGACCGCGCGCGCGCGACCCTGGTCGAGACGGTGGAATTGAAGCGCCGCATCGTCGAAGACCTGCGCCCCAGCCTGCTCGACCACCTGGGCTTGTCCGCCGCCGTGCACAGTTATTGCGAGCAGTTCGGCCGGGTCACGGGGCTCGATTGCGAAGCGCTGATCGATGGCGACGTCGATGTCGCTGGCTCCATGCATGCGATCGCCATGTTCCGCATCGTGCAAGAGTCGCTCAATAACATCGCCAAGTATGCGCGGGCGCGCCATGTGATCGTGCACCTGGGACGCGAAGCGGGTGGCTTGTCCCTGGAAGTGAGCGATGACGGCGTGGGCATCGGGAGCGATGCCGTGGCCAAGCCCAAGTCGCATGGTCTGCTGGGCATGCGCGAGCGCGCCTTGCTGCTGGGGGGGACCTTGCGGGTGAAGCGGGGAGTCAATAACGTGGGAACCTGCGTGGAAGCGTTCATTCCCTTGTCGCGCGCCGCCGACAGCGGCGACAGCGGCGACCCAGCGCCGGAAGACCCGGCGCCGCTGCCGTTCAGCGGGCTACATCCATGA
- a CDS encoding response regulator transcription factor has product MHVLLVEDDAVLADGLTRLLQGHGMVVDVVGSGTQADQVLQRAEVAVVVLDIGLPGIDGFEVVRRLRARGSNVPVLLLTARDAIEDRVRGLELGADDYLVKPFATPELVARIKALARRNTPKPVSLSLGRLTLDTYTKRARIDERVIDLSVREWAVLEYLLQHGARVVSKQQIIDAILPWGEDLTLNAVEVYISRLRLKIADAGISIRTIRGFGYMLEQHP; this is encoded by the coding sequence ATGCACGTATTACTGGTCGAAGACGATGCCGTGCTGGCCGATGGCCTGACCCGCCTGCTGCAGGGCCATGGCATGGTGGTCGACGTGGTCGGCAGCGGCACCCAGGCCGACCAGGTGCTGCAGCGCGCCGAGGTGGCGGTGGTGGTGCTCGACATCGGCCTGCCCGGCATCGATGGCTTCGAGGTGGTGCGGCGCCTGCGCGCGCGCGGCAGCAATGTGCCGGTGCTGCTGCTGACCGCCCGCGACGCCATCGAAGACCGGGTGCGCGGCCTGGAACTGGGCGCCGACGATTACCTGGTCAAGCCCTTCGCCACACCGGAACTGGTGGCGCGCATCAAGGCCCTGGCCAGGCGCAATACCCCCAAGCCGGTCAGCCTGTCCCTGGGGCGCCTGACCCTGGACACCTACACCAAGCGCGCCCGCATCGACGAGAGGGTGATCGACCTGTCGGTGCGCGAGTGGGCCGTGCTCGAATACCTGCTGCAGCACGGCGCGCGCGTGGTGTCCAAGCAGCAGATCATCGACGCCATCCTGCCGTGGGGCGAGGACCTGACCCTGAACGCGGTCGAAGTCTATATTTCGCGCCTGCGCCTGAAGATCGCCGACGCCGGCATCAGCATCCGCACCATCCGCGGCTTCGGCTACATGCTCGAACAGCATCCATGA
- a CDS encoding response regulator transcription factor: MIRVAICDDHQIVRAGFKQIFSSSPDFDVVAEGATGREALDIARREICDVLLLDIAMPDQSGIDILRTIRQGQPNLPVLILSGYPAQQYALNLFKMGANGYLNKECEADELKTAVRTVFQGRRYVSSTVGELLAQSFDRDPNTALHTELSDREFQVFLRLAKGATVSDIGVALSLSIKTVSTYRTRIMEKMGLQSNSDLTYYAMKNNLLD; the protein is encoded by the coding sequence ATGATACGCGTTGCCATATGTGACGATCACCAGATAGTACGTGCAGGTTTTAAACAGATCTTTTCTTCGTCGCCCGACTTCGATGTCGTGGCCGAAGGGGCAACCGGGCGCGAAGCGCTGGATATCGCGCGCCGCGAAATTTGCGACGTGCTGCTGCTCGATATCGCCATGCCGGACCAGAGCGGCATCGACATCCTGCGCACCATCCGCCAGGGGCAGCCGAACCTGCCGGTACTGATCCTGTCCGGCTATCCGGCCCAGCAATATGCGCTGAACTTGTTCAAGATGGGTGCCAATGGCTACCTGAACAAGGAGTGCGAGGCCGACGAGCTCAAGACGGCGGTGCGTACCGTGTTCCAGGGCCGCCGCTATGTCAGCTCGACCGTCGGCGAACTGCTGGCCCAGAGCTTCGACCGCGACCCCAACACGGCGCTGCACACCGAACTGTCGGACCGCGAGTTCCAGGTCTTCCTGCGCCTGGCCAAGGGCGCGACCGTGTCCGACATCGGGGTTGCCCTGTCGCTCAGCATCAAGACGGTGTCGACCTACCGCACGCGCATCATGGAAAAAATGGGCTTGCAGTCGAATAGCGACCTGACCTATTACGCCATGAAAAACAACCTGCTCGACTGA
- a CDS encoding sensor histidine kinase → MISIRLRLLKWLIVPILLINVAGAALTYMLAWIPAQLAFDQSLADAAGALAARLRPGNGRAEIDLPRQAEQVLRADDADVLYFIVRGGGNQALAGDSDFPALAAPSAQAYDDIIRGEPVRVSSRMVIAGGERIHIGVAKTLRKRKQIRAATVRALMLVESLFTLALVGLIWFSVTNGLQPLARMRANLLAREANELAAIDGAAIPDELSPVVNAFNELLDKVQSGARAQHDFLADVAHQLRTPLAGLKLQLEWLGARHKADPDTVHSVRLMLLSNERMIRQTNQLLALARAEPARFEKTRLERLDLAVLIEQVIQYFVDEAGKKRIDIGFELRPTRVSGDSFLLRDLIDNLIDNAVRYTPDAGTVTVRCYPDGRQGVLVVEDSGPGIPPHQRAAVFQRFVRLDDKIPGSGLGLAIVRDIAQAHGATVEIANGPGGAGVQFSVRFPAA, encoded by the coding sequence ATGATCAGCATCCGGCTGCGCCTGCTGAAATGGCTGATCGTGCCGATCCTGCTGATCAATGTGGCGGGCGCCGCGCTCACCTACATGCTGGCCTGGATTCCGGCCCAGCTGGCGTTCGACCAGAGCCTGGCCGACGCCGCCGGTGCGCTGGCGGCGCGCCTGCGTCCGGGCAATGGCCGGGCCGAGATCGACCTGCCGCGCCAGGCCGAGCAGGTGCTGCGCGCCGACGATGCCGATGTCCTGTATTTCATCGTGCGCGGCGGCGGCAACCAGGCGCTGGCCGGCGACAGCGATTTTCCGGCGCTGGCGGCGCCCAGCGCCCAGGCTTACGACGACATCATCCGCGGCGAACCGGTGCGGGTCAGCAGCCGCATGGTGATCGCCGGCGGCGAACGCATCCACATCGGCGTGGCCAAGACCTTGCGCAAGCGCAAGCAGATCCGCGCTGCCACGGTGCGCGCGCTGATGCTGGTCGAATCCTTGTTTACCCTGGCCCTGGTCGGGCTGATCTGGTTTTCGGTGACCAATGGCTTGCAACCGCTGGCGCGCATGCGCGCCAACCTGCTGGCGCGCGAAGCGAACGAACTGGCGGCCATCGATGGCGCCGCCATTCCCGACGAGCTCAGTCCCGTGGTCAATGCCTTCAACGAGCTGCTCGACAAGGTGCAAAGCGGCGCGCGCGCCCAGCACGACTTTTTGGCCGATGTCGCGCATCAGCTGCGCACCCCTCTGGCCGGGCTCAAGCTGCAACTCGAATGGCTGGGCGCGCGCCACAAGGCCGATCCCGACACCGTCCATTCGGTGCGCCTGATGCTGCTCTCGAACGAGCGCATGATCCGCCAGACCAACCAGCTGCTGGCCCTGGCGCGCGCCGAGCCGGCCCGCTTCGAGAAAACCCGGCTCGAACGGCTCGACCTGGCCGTGCTCATCGAGCAGGTGATCCAGTATTTCGTCGACGAAGCGGGCAAGAAGCGTATCGACATCGGTTTCGAGCTGCGGCCGACCCGGGTCAGCGGCGACAGCTTCCTGCTGCGCGACCTGATCGATAACCTGATCGACAATGCCGTGCGCTACACCCCGGATGCGGGCACCGTCACGGTGCGCTGTTACCCCGATGGCCGCCAGGGCGTGCTGGTGGTGGAAGATTCCGGCCCCGGCATCCCGCCCCATCAGCGCGCTGCGGTATTCCAGCGCTTCGTGCGGCTCGACGACAAGATTCCCGGCAGCGGCCTGGGGCTGGCGATCGTGCGCGATATCGCCCAGGCCCACGGTGCCACGGTCGAGATCGCCAACGGCCCCGGCGGCGCCGGCGTGCAATTCTCGGTGCGCTTCCCCGCCGCCTGA
- a CDS encoding Crp/Fnr family transcriptional regulator, which yields MNNTQLGGHAHDAAPVGQIPANAPALKVASRPVVSFSGTQQNELLAALPRHDLETLFDHLELVALPFGKELFEYGSKLENVYFPTTAIVSLLYVMEDGATTEIAVVGHEGVVGMSLFMGERAMCSAVVQSAGYGYRLKTQYLRDAFNQGGALPQLLMRYTNALFAQMAQNAVGGRHSSIEQKLCRWLLDRLDRSASNELKVTQELISIMLGVRRESITAAAGKLQDDGLIQYRRGNITVIDRQGLEEYAGECYKVAKTEYDRLLMDVAR from the coding sequence ATGAACAACACTCAACTTGGTGGTCACGCCCACGATGCAGCGCCAGTCGGCCAGATTCCCGCCAACGCGCCAGCGTTAAAAGTTGCGTCCCGCCCCGTTGTCAGCTTTAGCGGTACCCAGCAGAACGAATTGCTGGCCGCCCTTCCCCGTCACGATCTCGAGACCCTGTTCGACCACCTGGAACTCGTGGCCCTGCCTTTTGGCAAAGAACTGTTTGAATACGGCAGCAAGCTTGAAAACGTGTACTTTCCCACGACGGCCATCGTTTCCCTGCTGTACGTGATGGAAGACGGCGCCACCACCGAGATCGCCGTGGTCGGGCATGAAGGCGTGGTCGGCATGTCGCTGTTCATGGGTGAGCGCGCCATGTGCAGCGCCGTGGTCCAGAGCGCGGGTTACGGCTACCGCCTCAAGACCCAGTATCTGCGCGACGCCTTCAACCAGGGCGGCGCCCTGCCCCAGCTGCTGATGCGCTACACCAATGCGCTGTTCGCCCAGATGGCCCAGAACGCGGTCGGCGGGCGTCACAGCTCGATCGAACAAAAGCTGTGCCGCTGGCTGCTCGACCGCCTCGACCGCTCCGCATCGAACGAACTGAAAGTGACCCAGGAACTCATTTCCATCATGCTCGGCGTGCGCCGCGAAAGCATCACGGCCGCCGCCGGCAAGCTGCAGGATGATGGTTTGATTCAATACCGCCGCGGCAACATCACGGTGATCGACCGCCAGGGCCTGGAAGAGTATGCCGGCGAATGCTATAAGGTCGCCAAGACCGAATACGATCGCCTGCTCATGGATGTAGCCCGCTGA